A stretch of DNA from Bradyrhizobium algeriense:
GACGAAGCGCTGGAATGCGTGCTGGTGCGCAGCGACGGCGAGGCGGTGGCCATCAACCTCGATATCGAGCCGGTGGAAAAGCCGGAGACCGTGCTGTGGATCGATCCGGTGCACCGCGATCCCGCCGAGAAGAAGTAAAAACAACAACCGCCGCCGCCGTGCGGATGTCGCGGGGGGAAATCCTATGAAGCTTGTTCGCTACGAGAGCGCGGGCCACGTCGCCACCATCACCATGGATCGCGCTTCGGCGCACAACGCGCTCAATAATGCGTTGTGTGACGAACTGCGCGAAGCCTGGCTCCGCTTTCACGAAAGCGACGACCGCGTTGCGGTGCTCGCTTCGTCCGAAGAAAAATATTTCTCGGTCGGCGCCGATGTCAGGGATCTTCCCGTCAACATGTGGCACGCGGTGCCTGGATTGGGCGTCGAACTCGACAAGCCGGTCATCGCCGCGACATCCGGATGGGTGGTCGGCGGCGCCTTCGTGCTGGTGCAGATGGCGGACATGTGCGTGGCGTCGGAGACGACGCGCTTCATCTACCCCGAGGGCAAGATCGGCACCACCGCCGGCGGCATCTCCTCGGTGATGGCGCGTATGCCGCACAAGATCGCCATGGAGTTTTTGCTGGTCGGCGAGGAAATGTCGGCGGAGCGTGCCTGGCAGATCGGCTTTGTGAACAAGGTCGCGCCGAAGGGGCAGCATGTCGCACTCGCCCAGGAGATGGCGGCCAAAATCGCCGCCAACGCGCCGCTGGTGGTCCGGGCGCTGAAGAAACTGGCCCGCGACGCCATGCCCAGGGGGCCGCTGGAAGGGGTCGCTGAAGTGCGGCGGCTGCTCGATGCCGTCAGGGACAGCGAAGACCTGAAGGAAGGCGTCAAGGCGTTCGCCGAAAAGCGCAAGCCTCACTTCAAGGGCCGATAGCGGCCATTCGCCCCCGGATGCCGGTCGCGGTACGCCGTTTCGCCGCCTGAAAAAATTTGAAAGAGTATGTCGGATCCGTCTCCGCGCGTTCGTCCTTGGCTCGAAGCCCCTGGAAAAGGAACCCGATTATGGCCAAAATGATCTTCGTCAACCTGCCTGTCAGCGACCTCGCCCGCTCGACCGCCTTCTATCAGGCGATCGGCGGCGAAAAGAACCCGCAATTCTCCGATGACACGGC
This window harbors:
- a CDS encoding enoyl-CoA hydratase/isomerase family protein: MKLVRYESAGHVATITMDRASAHNALNNALCDELREAWLRFHESDDRVAVLASSEEKYFSVGADVRDLPVNMWHAVPGLGVELDKPVIAATSGWVVGGAFVLVQMADMCVASETTRFIYPEGKIGTTAGGISSVMARMPHKIAMEFLLVGEEMSAERAWQIGFVNKVAPKGQHVALAQEMAAKIAANAPLVVRALKKLARDAMPRGPLEGVAEVRRLLDAVRDSEDLKEGVKAFAEKRKPHFKGR